In Hemicordylus capensis ecotype Gifberg chromosome 3, rHemCap1.1.pri, whole genome shotgun sequence, one DNA window encodes the following:
- the CLDND1 gene encoding claudin domain-containing protein 1 isoform X1: protein MMDNRFATALVIACVLSLISTIYLAASIGTDFWYEYRNSSPPENNSETKANWDEFIGEYADEKTYTDALFRWNGTIGLWRRCITMAENSHWYNSQGLNQDGEDGKPGTHKDAPRCPGPVQPSETSEPESLSQEFSCEMVTKCVSFSLSDQFMEKYKEPGNHNSGSDLNRTYLWRLQILLPFVSLGLMCFGALIGLCACACRTLYPAIATGVLHFLAGLCTLGSVGCYVAGIELLHQKLPLPGSVQGQFGWSFCLACVSAPLQFMAAALFIWAARTNRKEFTLLKAYRVA from the exons ATGATGGATAACCGTTTTGCCACTGCACTGGTAATTGCCTGCGTGCTGAGCCTTATCTCCACTATCTACCTAGCAGCTTCAATTGGCACAGACTTCTGGTATGAGTATCGCAACTCATCGCCTCCAGAAAATAACAGTGAAACCAAGGCCAATTGGGATGAATTCATTGGTGAATATGCAGATGAAAAGACTTACACAGACGCTCTTTTTCGATGGAATGGCACCATTGGACTGTGGAGGAGATGTATCACGATGGCTGAAAACTCTCACTGGTACAACTCACAAG gcctaaatcaagatggggaggatggaaagCCTGGCACCCACAAAGATGCCCCACGTTGTCCTGGTCCTGTACAACCTTCTGAAACATCTGAACCTGAATCTTTGTCACAAGAATTCTCCT GTGAGATGGTCACAAAGTGTGTCAGTTTTTCCCTTTCGGACCAATTTATGGAAAAATATAAGGAACCTGGGAATCATAATAGTGGCAGTGATCTGAACCGGACGT ATCTTTGGCGTTTGCAGATCCTCTTGCCCTTTGTCAGCCTAGGTCTGATGTGCTTTGGGGCTCTGATTGGCCTTTGTGCATGTGCCTGTCGTACTCTCTACCCTGCCATTGCCACAGGAGTGCTCCACTTCCTAGCAG GTTTGTGCACACTGGGTTCAGTTGGCTGCTATGTAGCTGGAATTGAGCTCCTCCACCAGAAGTTACCCCTTCCTGGTAGTGTGCAAGGCCAGTTTGGCTGGTCCTTCTGCTTGGCCTGCGTCTCAGCACCTTTGCAGTTCATGGCTGCTGCCCTCTTCATCTGGGCTGCACGTACTAACAGGAAGGAATTCACACTCTTGAAAGCATACCGCGTGGCATAA
- the CLDND1 gene encoding claudin domain-containing protein 1 isoform X2, with translation MMDNRFATALVIACVLSLISTIYLAASIGTDFWYEYRNSSPPENNSETKANWDEFIGEYADEKTYTDALFRWNGTIGLWRRCITMAENSHWYNSQGEMVTKCVSFSLSDQFMEKYKEPGNHNSGSDLNRTYLWRLQILLPFVSLGLMCFGALIGLCACACRTLYPAIATGVLHFLAGLCTLGSVGCYVAGIELLHQKLPLPGSVQGQFGWSFCLACVSAPLQFMAAALFIWAARTNRKEFTLLKAYRVA, from the exons ATGATGGATAACCGTTTTGCCACTGCACTGGTAATTGCCTGCGTGCTGAGCCTTATCTCCACTATCTACCTAGCAGCTTCAATTGGCACAGACTTCTGGTATGAGTATCGCAACTCATCGCCTCCAGAAAATAACAGTGAAACCAAGGCCAATTGGGATGAATTCATTGGTGAATATGCAGATGAAAAGACTTACACAGACGCTCTTTTTCGATGGAATGGCACCATTGGACTGTGGAGGAGATGTATCACGATGGCTGAAAACTCTCACTGGTACAACTCACAAG GTGAGATGGTCACAAAGTGTGTCAGTTTTTCCCTTTCGGACCAATTTATGGAAAAATATAAGGAACCTGGGAATCATAATAGTGGCAGTGATCTGAACCGGACGT ATCTTTGGCGTTTGCAGATCCTCTTGCCCTTTGTCAGCCTAGGTCTGATGTGCTTTGGGGCTCTGATTGGCCTTTGTGCATGTGCCTGTCGTACTCTCTACCCTGCCATTGCCACAGGAGTGCTCCACTTCCTAGCAG GTTTGTGCACACTGGGTTCAGTTGGCTGCTATGTAGCTGGAATTGAGCTCCTCCACCAGAAGTTACCCCTTCCTGGTAGTGTGCAAGGCCAGTTTGGCTGGTCCTTCTGCTTGGCCTGCGTCTCAGCACCTTTGCAGTTCATGGCTGCTGCCCTCTTCATCTGGGCTGCACGTACTAACAGGAAGGAATTCACACTCTTGAAAGCATACCGCGTGGCATAA
- the GPR15 gene encoding G-protein coupled receptor 15 produces the protein METTTFTDDYSSGTEAPEDICQGVQLPYKHIFLPALYGTVFLVGIAGNALLMGALLFRRRTQRLIDIFIINLAVSDFIFLITLPFWVDKEMNSGLWRTGSFLCKGSSYIIAVNMYCSIFLLTCMSADRYLAIMHSSMARKIRTKFYSIILCICVWILSCLLGLPTLLSRELRHDYDGNTYCINKESTLTNWIGSLLLLILAFFVPLFSILTFYCSITRKLCVHYQKSGKRDKKLKKSLKVVFIVVIAFVFSWIPYNVFKFLVVISHIQGLKSSFCLPYEVALLGMELSSPFAFANSCTNPFIYYYFDDYIHRAMMQCMLPCMKISSSGTSIDTSDTRLSYSINTSAQGEDNSRKRRRSVSF, from the coding sequence ATGGAGACAACAACTTTCACTGATGATTATTCTTCTGGCACAGAGGCTCCTGAAGACATTTGCCAAGGTGTGCAGCTGCCTTACAAACACATTTTTCTGCCTGCTCTATATGGCACTGTGTTCCTGGTGGGGATTGCTGGCAATGCCCTTCTGATGGGAGCCCTACTCTTCAGACGGCGTACCCAGAGGCTAATTGATATCTTCATTATCAACTTGGcagtgtctgattttattttCCTTATCACATTGCCCTTCTGGGTGGACAAGGAGATGAACTCTGGTCTTTGGAGAACAGGCTCTTTTCTCTGCAAAGGCAGCTCCTACATCATTGCAGTCAACATGTACTGCAGCATCTTCCTTCTCACATGCATGAGTGCCGATCGATATCTGGCCATTATGCACTCTTCCATGGCCAGGAAGATCAGAACAAAATTTTATTCCATCATTCTTTGCATCTGTGTCTGGATTCTGTCGTGCCTCTTAGGGCTGCCTACACTTCTGTCCAGAGAACTGAGACATGACTACGACGGCAACACATACTGCATCAacaaagaatccacactcactaACTGGATTGGGTCGCTGCTGTTGCTGATTTTGGCTTTTTTTGTCCCTCTGTTCAGCATCTTGACATTTTATTGCTCCATCACTAGGAAACTCTGTGTGCATTATCAGAAATCTGGGAAACGTGACAAAAAGCTGAAGAAATCCCTCAAAGTTGTTTTCATTGTAGtgattgcttttgttttttcatGGATCCCTTACAATGTTTTTAAGTTTCTAGTTGTGATATCACACATCCAGGGACTGAAGTCATCTTTCTGCCTTCCCTATGAAGTTGCTCTTCTGGGCATGGAACTGAGCAGTCCATTTGCATTTGCCAACAGCTGCACAAACCCTTTCATCTACTACTACTTTGATGACTATATCCATAGGGCCATGATGCAATGTATGCTTCCATGCATGAAGATCAGCAGCTCTGGAACCAGTATTGACACCTCGGACACTCGCCTTAGTTATTCCATTAATACATCTGCCCAGGGGGAAGATAATTCTAGAAAAAGGAGGAGGTCAGTGTCATTCTGA